In a single window of the Planctomycetia bacterium genome:
- a CDS encoding polysaccharide deacetylase family protein, whose protein sequence is MSRWLARTEFDTWTGQWLRRIRRRYNEQCINVVAYHGISPRDSIFTAGTTLRHDPTEFERQMDYLADNFNLMSLEAMVDAMERGESLRRAVAVTIDDGMADSASFAVPILVRRRIPATLFVVTSVVGNDDLMWQHKLTWLQSQGLGEKVVEAMAAEGYPPILESQSVDEYARQHYRADLPEILETLIRATGSTGPAIAAKARPYIEREDLATFNPELIHIGNHTHSHAIMANLDESAQRNELQTARDAIRDLTGRMPFAVAYPFGLKRHFNAISRRLVAETGHRAAVDMRRRLNLPGVDAFNISRKPAPCGSQQQFEQAIEDWPDNAAIDSTNSETR, encoded by the coding sequence GTGAGTCGCTGGCTGGCAAGAACGGAATTTGACACCTGGACCGGGCAGTGGCTTCGTCGCATCCGGCGTCGCTACAACGAGCAGTGCATCAACGTCGTCGCCTATCACGGCATCTCCCCGCGCGATTCCATCTTCACCGCCGGCACCACGCTGCGGCACGACCCCACCGAGTTCGAGCGGCAGATGGACTATCTGGCGGACAACTTCAACCTCATGAGCCTGGAGGCGATGGTGGACGCCATGGAACGCGGTGAGTCGCTTCGCCGCGCCGTCGCAGTCACGATTGATGACGGCATGGCAGACTCCGCAAGTTTCGCCGTCCCGATTCTCGTGCGAAGGCGAATACCCGCGACCCTCTTCGTCGTCACCTCCGTTGTCGGCAATGATGACCTGATGTGGCAGCACAAGCTCACCTGGCTCCAATCCCAGGGCCTGGGCGAAAAAGTCGTGGAGGCCATGGCCGCCGAGGGCTACCCGCCCATTCTGGAAAGCCAAAGCGTCGACGAATACGCCCGTCAGCACTACAGAGCCGACCTGCCCGAAATCCTGGAGACATTGATCCGCGCCACCGGCTCAACCGGTCCGGCCATCGCCGCCAAGGCCCGCCCCTACATCGAGCGCGAGGACCTGGCGACTTTCAATCCCGAGTTGATCCACATCGGCAACCACACGCACTCGCACGCCATCATGGCGAACCTCGACGAGTCGGCCCAGCGAAACGAATTGCAGACCGCGCGCGATGCGATCCGCGATCTCACCGGACGCATGCCCTTCGCCGTGGCCTATCCCTTCGGCCTCAAGCGCCACTTCAATGCAATCTCGCGGCGGCTCGTCGCCGAGACAGGACATCGCGCGGCAGTGGACATGCGCCGCCGCCTGAATCTCCCCGGCGTCGACGCCTTCAACATCAGCCGAAAGCCCGCGCCCTGCGGCTCACAGCAACAGTTCGAGCAGGCCATCGAAGATTGGCCGGACAACGCGGCGATCGACTCCACGAACTCCGAGACCCGATGA